In Anaerolineales bacterium, the following proteins share a genomic window:
- the iolB gene encoding 5-deoxy-glucuronate isomerase, which yields MSPTPSSLLITPDFSQPAYIEITPRSAQWEHLSFAARQMNRGKTWDFETQENELALVVLGGVCEIASNIGKWTDVGRRPNVFSGMPYTLYLPPRTRFTVEAKSEQLDIAYGWCAAEAAHPARLVKPPEVEIEIRGGDNVTRQINKMIPPGFPSSRLVVVEVYTPSGNWSSYPPHKHDEHIVDGSGNIVEADLEEIYFYKIDRPEGFAYQRIYTRDRTLDKLLLARDSHVVLSPCGYHPVVAAPGYNCYYLNMLAGSAQTLAATDDPDYAWVKQTWKEKDSRLPLVTLEMEKERSSK from the coding sequence ATGTCGCCTACTCCATCTTCTCTTCTGATCACTCCAGATTTCAGCCAGCCAGCGTATATTGAAATAACGCCGCGCTCGGCGCAGTGGGAACATTTGAGTTTTGCTGCACGACAGATGAACCGCGGCAAAACATGGGACTTCGAGACTCAGGAAAACGAACTTGCGCTGGTCGTCTTGGGCGGGGTCTGCGAGATCGCATCGAACATCGGGAAATGGACCGATGTCGGCAGGCGCCCAAACGTGTTTAGCGGAATGCCTTATACGTTGTATCTTCCGCCGCGCACACGCTTCACAGTCGAAGCAAAAAGTGAACAACTCGATATCGCATACGGCTGGTGCGCGGCTGAGGCGGCGCACCCGGCTCGGTTGGTGAAGCCGCCCGAAGTCGAGATCGAGATCCGTGGCGGGGACAACGTCACGCGTCAGATCAATAAGATGATTCCCCCGGGGTTTCCATCCAGCAGATTGGTTGTTGTCGAGGTGTATACGCCCTCTGGGAACTGGAGTTCATATCCGCCACATAAGCATGATGAACACATTGTGGATGGCTCGGGAAATATTGTGGAAGCGGATTTGGAGGAAATCTATTTTTACAAGATCGACCGCCCTGAAGGTTTTGCCTATCAACGCATTTACACGCGCGACCGAACGTTAGATAAACTATTGTTGGCGCGCGATAGCCACGTGGTGCTTTCTCCGTGCGGCTATCATCCCGTCGTTGCCGCGCCGGGATACAACTGCTATTACCTGAATATGTTAGCGGGGTCGGCGCAAACGCTGGCGGCAACGGACGACCCCGACTACGCCTGGGTCAAGCAGACTTGGAAGGAAAAAGATTCCCGCCTGCCGCTTGTCACCTTAGAAATGGAAAAAGAAAGGAGCTCCAAATGA
- the iolD gene encoding 3D-(3,5/4)-trihydroxycyclohexane-1,2-dione acylhydrolase (decyclizing) has protein sequence MATIRMTTAQAIIRFLKNQYIHRDGKENPFFVGMLGIFGHGNVAGIGQALQENPDFPYILVRNEQAGVHLACGFAKMKNRMQTFACTSSIGPGATNMITGAALATINRLPVLLLPGDIFARRNVAPVLQQLESPSTQDISVNDAFKPVSRYWDRIYRPEQLITSLPEVMRVLTSPADTGAVTLALPQDVQAEAFDFPEELFARRIWHASRRTPDLSLFSQAVSAIRASQRPLIVAGGGVLYSEATDALDKFTRQTGIPIGETQAGKGSLPYNHPQNLGAIGATGTLAANHIARDADLVIGIGTRYSDFTTASKTAFQNPDVRFININVADFDSFKHSAIPLTADARVTLDELSKALDEYKVDSDYQSQISSLKAEWEQEVDRLFHLNNQPLPAQSEVIGALWESAQPEDVLVSAAGSHPGDLHKLWRAHQPNTYHLEYGYSCMGYEIPGAMGVKMADPAREVYAFVGDGTYLMMPSEIVTAVQEGIKIIMVVVDNHGFASIGGLSQSLGSGGFGTRFRMRDSKSKQLDGEYLPVDFAANASSLGAHAIRARTIVEFKQALQKARASKITTVIVVETEREVRVPGYDSWWDVAVAETSTMQDVKKTRAEYEKARKNERYFL, from the coding sequence ATGGCAACGATACGAATGACGACTGCGCAAGCCATCATCAGGTTTCTAAAAAACCAATACATTCATCGTGACGGGAAGGAAAATCCGTTCTTCGTCGGTATGCTGGGAATCTTTGGGCATGGCAACGTCGCGGGGATCGGTCAGGCGTTGCAAGAGAATCCGGACTTCCCATACATCCTTGTCCGCAACGAGCAAGCCGGCGTGCATCTGGCTTGTGGATTCGCCAAGATGAAAAATCGGATGCAGACCTTCGCCTGCACTTCCTCGATCGGACCCGGCGCGACGAACATGATCACCGGCGCCGCCCTCGCAACGATCAATCGCTTGCCGGTCCTGCTCCTGCCGGGCGATATCTTTGCGCGTCGAAACGTAGCGCCAGTTCTTCAACAACTCGAATCGCCGTCCACTCAGGATATCAGCGTCAACGACGCTTTCAAACCGGTCAGCCGCTACTGGGATCGCATCTATCGCCCCGAGCAACTCATCACTTCATTACCGGAAGTCATGCGCGTCCTCACTTCCCCAGCCGATACGGGCGCGGTGACGTTAGCCCTCCCGCAGGATGTGCAAGCGGAAGCCTTCGACTTCCCCGAAGAATTATTCGCGCGGCGGATTTGGCACGCGTCTCGCCGGACCCCGGACCTGTCTCTGTTTTCTCAAGCCGTTTCCGCCATTCGAGCCAGCCAACGCCCATTGATCGTCGCGGGCGGCGGGGTTCTTTATAGCGAAGCGACAGACGCATTGGATAAATTCACGCGACAGACCGGCATCCCGATCGGTGAAACACAGGCAGGAAAAGGCTCCCTGCCTTATAACCATCCCCAGAACCTCGGCGCAATCGGCGCGACCGGGACTCTCGCCGCAAACCACATCGCGCGTGACGCCGATCTGGTCATCGGGATCGGAACGCGTTACTCCGATTTCACAACCGCCTCCAAGACAGCTTTTCAAAACCCAGATGTGCGCTTTATCAACATCAACGTGGCAGACTTTGACTCGTTCAAGCACTCAGCCATCCCGCTGACAGCGGATGCACGCGTCACGTTGGATGAACTAAGCAAAGCGCTGGACGAATACAAAGTTGACTCAGATTATCAGTCTCAAATCTCGAGCCTCAAAGCCGAATGGGAGCAGGAAGTCGATCGGCTATTTCATTTGAACAACCAGCCACTGCCTGCCCAGAGTGAAGTGATCGGCGCGCTCTGGGAATCGGCACAACCGGAAGATGTGCTCGTTTCCGCGGCGGGCAGTCACCCCGGCGACCTGCACAAGTTATGGCGCGCGCACCAGCCAAATACGTATCACCTCGAATATGGTTACTCCTGCATGGGATATGAAATTCCCGGCGCCATGGGAGTCAAAATGGCAGACCCCGCGCGTGAAGTCTATGCGTTTGTAGGCGATGGCACGTATCTGATGATGCCATCCGAGATCGTGACGGCTGTGCAGGAGGGCATCAAGATCATCATGGTCGTGGTGGATAATCATGGTTTTGCCAGCATCGGCGGATTGAGCCAATCCCTCGGCAGCGGCGGATTTGGCACACGTTTCCGCATGCGTGATTCGAAAAGCAAGCAATTGGATGGCGAATATCTTCCCGTAGACTTTGCTGCCAACGCCAGCAGTCTTGGCGCTCATGCCATCCGTGCCCGGACCATCGTTGAATTCAAACAGGCTCTGCAAAAGGCGCGGGCATCCAAAATAACGACGGTCATCGTGGTTGAGACGGAGCGCGAGGTCCGCGTGCCGGGATATGACTCGTGGTGGGATGTTGCAGTGGCAGAGACCTCCACCATGCAGGATGTGAAGAAGACTCGCGCAGAGTACGAAAAAGCCCGCAAGAACGAACGATATTTTCTATAG
- a CDS encoding MurR/RpiR family transcriptional regulator, with protein sequence MLNTADKPLDFGQIISENYNDLTKSEKQIADYLRTNQEESAFLSAGEVASRLSLSEATLVRFARSLGFDSYPAMRQVLQDNFRRRVTHSARIRSRLDELREAGDIYERLVASEIDYMTQSLESVDRSALHRAVELIKARQRVFIFGVGPSIALVDQIRIRLERFGRQIVPLTTAGREFLEPLLSMTENDLLFAIGFFNPSSALQLVLDYAREVGCPIIFLTDTLDAIIGDKADVVLSARRGPVSGFHSHVVPMTIINAILLAIASEQSGAMENLDKLDELRDRLKEYKSSST encoded by the coding sequence ATGCTAAATACAGCGGATAAACCCCTGGATTTTGGACAAATCATCAGCGAAAACTATAATGATCTGACAAAGAGCGAAAAGCAGATCGCCGATTATTTGCGCACAAACCAGGAAGAGTCCGCTTTTCTTTCGGCGGGCGAGGTGGCAAGCCGCCTAAGTCTCAGTGAGGCAACGCTCGTTCGCTTCGCGCGTTCTCTCGGTTTTGACAGTTACCCTGCCATGCGGCAGGTCTTGCAGGATAATTTTCGGCGCCGCGTGACTCATTCGGCGCGCATCCGCAGTCGGTTGGATGAGTTGCGAGAAGCGGGGGATATCTATGAGAGGCTAGTGGCTTCCGAAATTGATTACATGACCCAGTCGCTTGAATCGGTCGATCGCTCTGCGCTGCATCGGGCAGTTGAGTTGATCAAGGCTCGTCAGCGGGTTTTCATCTTCGGCGTGGGTCCCTCGATCGCGCTGGTAGATCAGATCAGAATTCGGCTCGAACGGTTCGGGCGTCAGATCGTTCCCCTCACAACAGCCGGGCGCGAATTTCTTGAGCCGCTTTTGTCGATGACCGAGAATGACCTCCTGTTCGCGATCGGTTTCTTTAATCCGTCCTCCGCGTTACAACTCGTTCTCGATTACGCCCGTGAAGTTGGTTGCCCGATCATTTTCCTGACCGATACGCTTGACGCCATCATTGGCGATAAAGCCGACGTGGTTTTATCCGCCAGGCGCGGACCGGTCTCAGGTTTTCATTCCCATGTTGTTCCGATGACCATTATCAACGCTATTCTATTGGCAATCGCCAGCGAGCAGAGCGGCGCAATGGAAAATCTCGATAAGCTGGATGAACTACGCGACCGTCTCAAAGAATATAAATCTTCCTCCACTTGA
- a CDS encoding iron ABC transporter permease produces MIMLVLMYYMIIIPLYRMFETTLTWQMRDVSAVPGAELGGFTLYHYARMVTGALSQIYLYTPLRHSLTIATGATLLALAIGGSLAWLVVRTDLPGRNIVNQLAVIPYIMPSWTLAQAWIVFFKNRLSGGTPGVFEYLFGQSPPDWLSYGPVPIIICSALHYYTFFFLFVSAALMSIDSSLEESGELMGASRWRILRKITFPLVLPAILSGFVMTFSKVMGTFGGPNILGAPVRYYVVSTMIRGSIGVGDRADGFVLAIVLILFSLLIITLNQRLIGTRKSYETIGGRGFVAQVTKLRQWRKVFFVGVIILQALIIVVPLGLLTWSSLMLQDGNYSLSNLSLQHWIGERGTIYNHGEPGVLLNPKIYKTAWNSIRLSLWTALFTALFGVLLGYAIVKGRGTRLSKLVEQLAFLPYVIPGIAFGAVYIAMFVKPLGPLPALYGTFSLLVMVSIADKIPYSSRSGVSAMMQVGRELEEAAQIAGANVWRRFKTIILPLTSAGFVSGFLLTFISVMRELSLIILLVTPDTQVLASQTMFYIENGDQQMANVVILILIALVSLGSFLISRFRGGSLKKGLGM; encoded by the coding sequence ATGATCATGTTGGTATTGATGTATTACATGATCATCATTCCTCTGTATCGCATGTTTGAAACGACTTTGACCTGGCAAATGCGCGACGTCTCCGCCGTTCCGGGCGCGGAGTTGGGTGGCTTTACGTTGTATCACTACGCGCGGATGGTGACAGGGGCGCTGAGTCAGATCTATTTATATACTCCATTAAGACATTCACTAACCATTGCCACAGGCGCTACCCTGCTAGCTCTGGCGATTGGCGGCTCATTAGCCTGGTTGGTAGTCCGAACAGATTTGCCGGGCAGGAATATCGTCAACCAATTGGCAGTCATCCCCTACATCATGCCCTCCTGGACTCTGGCGCAGGCTTGGATCGTTTTCTTCAAGAATCGCCTCTCTGGCGGAACGCCTGGGGTTTTCGAATATCTATTTGGGCAAAGCCCTCCGGACTGGCTTTCATATGGTCCTGTGCCCATTATTATTTGCAGCGCGCTGCACTATTACACCTTCTTTTTCCTCTTTGTGTCAGCCGCCTTGATGTCCATTGATTCCAGTTTGGAGGAGTCAGGCGAGTTGATGGGCGCCAGCCGCTGGCGTATTCTGCGCAAGATCACATTTCCGCTTGTGTTGCCTGCGATTCTCTCTGGCTTCGTGATGACGTTTTCCAAAGTCATGGGAACCTTCGGCGGACCGAATATCCTGGGCGCGCCCGTCCGCTATTATGTAGTTTCGACGATGATTCGCGGCAGTATCGGCGTAGGAGATCGAGCGGACGGCTTTGTGTTAGCCATCGTATTGATCCTGTTCTCCCTACTGATCATTACTCTCAATCAAAGATTGATCGGGACGCGCAAGAGTTACGAAACGATCGGCGGGCGAGGCTTCGTCGCCCAGGTGACAAAACTGCGTCAATGGCGCAAAGTCTTCTTTGTTGGTGTGATCATTTTGCAGGCGTTGATCATTGTCGTTCCGCTTGGGCTTCTGACCTGGTCTTCATTAATGTTGCAGGATGGAAATTACAGCTTAAGTAACTTATCGCTCCAGCATTGGATCGGCGAACGCGGCACGATCTACAACCATGGCGAGCCTGGCGTTCTGCTCAACCCCAAGATTTATAAAACGGCCTGGAATTCGATTCGCCTCTCGCTATGGACCGCTCTCTTTACCGCGTTGTTCGGCGTACTTCTCGGTTATGCCATCGTAAAGGGACGCGGGACGCGGCTCAGTAAGTTGGTCGAACAGTTGGCTTTCCTGCCTTATGTGATTCCGGGCATTGCGTTCGGCGCTGTGTACATTGCGATGTTTGTCAAACCTCTGGGACCTCTACCCGCATTGTATGGAACGTTCAGCCTGCTCGTAATGGTTTCCATAGCGGATAAGATTCCGTATTCATCCCGCTCGGGGGTATCTGCCATGATGCAGGTTGGACGAGAGTTGGAGGAAGCCGCTCAGATCGCCGGAGCGAACGTCTGGAGGCGATTCAAAACGATCATCCTGCCTTTGACCAGCGCCGGATTCGTCTCGGGGTTTTTGCTGACCTTCATCTCGGTCATGCGCGAACTTTCGCTGATCATCCTGCTCGTTACGCCGGATACGCAAGTCCTTGCCAGCCAGACGATGTTCTACATCGAAAACGGGGACCAGCAAATGGCAAACGTGGTCATTCTTATCTTAATTGCCCTGGTGAGTCTGGGCAGTTTTCTCATCAGTCGTTTCCGCGGCGGAAGTCTTAAGAAAGGTTTAGGGATGTAG
- a CDS encoding transaldolase family protein, translated as MTATAKSKLHQMTLEFPTDYWNDSCSVEELTYAIDNGAVGATSNPTIVHMVLKKEMHLWTERIHELIRDNPTWSETELTWKLVEEMSVHGANLLRPIFDKYQGKRGRLSIQTNPALYRNAQGIAEQAVHFDSLAPNMIVKIPVTQAGIEAIEEVTFHGVSINATVSFSVPQAIAVAEAVERGLNRREAEGKSSEQMAPVCTIMVGRTDDWMKVAAKRDGIEIEPSYLDWAGIACMKKAYQIFQQRGYRTRLLAAAYRHLGHWAEFIGGELIVSMPYEWQLKANASDIEVKERMSHAVDSQIIQTLYNEIPDFRRAYDEDGMKVEEFDEYGATVRTLRGFIASAHELTAEVRDFMLPNPDVRKTETVKA; from the coding sequence ATGACCGCCACTGCAAAAAGTAAACTGCACCAAATGACGTTGGAATTCCCCACCGACTACTGGAACGATTCATGTTCGGTGGAGGAACTCACGTACGCGATTGACAATGGCGCAGTGGGCGCAACGTCGAATCCGACGATCGTTCACATGGTCTTGAAGAAAGAAATGCACCTGTGGACGGAACGCATCCATGAACTGATTCGCGATAATCCTACGTGGTCTGAAACAGAACTCACCTGGAAACTCGTGGAGGAGATGTCGGTGCATGGAGCGAATCTTCTTCGCCCAATCTTTGACAAGTATCAGGGAAAGCGGGGACGTTTATCCATCCAAACCAACCCGGCGTTATATCGCAACGCGCAAGGCATCGCGGAACAGGCGGTCCACTTCGACTCGCTCGCGCCGAATATGATCGTAAAAATTCCCGTGACTCAAGCGGGAATCGAAGCCATTGAAGAAGTGACCTTCCACGGCGTCTCGATCAACGCGACGGTCAGCTTCAGTGTGCCGCAGGCGATCGCGGTTGCGGAAGCCGTCGAACGCGGTCTGAACCGGCGTGAAGCGGAGGGAAAATCGTCCGAGCAAATGGCGCCCGTCTGCACGATCATGGTCGGTCGCACCGACGATTGGATGAAAGTTGCGGCGAAGCGGGATGGAATCGAGATCGAGCCTTCGTATCTGGATTGGGCTGGCATTGCCTGCATGAAAAAGGCGTACCAGATCTTTCAGCAACGCGGCTACCGCACCCGCCTGCTTGCCGCCGCGTATCGGCATCTCGGACATTGGGCAGAGTTCATCGGCGGCGAGTTGATCGTCTCCATGCCGTATGAATGGCAGCTCAAAGCCAACGCCAGCGATATTGAAGTCAAAGAACGGATGAGTCATGCAGTGGATTCGCAGATCATCCAGACGCTCTACAACGAGATACCCGACTTCCGCCGCGCCTACGATGAAGATGGAATGAAGGTGGAGGAGTTTGACGAATACGGCGCGACCGTCCGCACCTTGCGTGGTTTCATCGCTTCTGCCCACGAACTGACGGCTGAAGTGCGCGACTTCATGCTCCCAAATCCTGATGTGAGAAAAACTGAAACGGTAAAAGCATAA
- a CDS encoding HAD family hydrolase: protein MNPSIQAIFLDVGNTLRVVIKDAEFMKQAQKDLMELLGVQQPESVFFDEMETRWKAYRKQAKELLVEVSEKELWTKWLLPDYPVETIAPLSGKLTRLWRDHGGIRIPRPDVKTTIPELNRRGYILGIIANTITEREIPDWIESDGLTECFQTVALSSQVGIRKPNPEIFLETARRVGIEPAKCAYVGDNPARDVVGARSAGYGLTILIVDPAETTEPLTKDHQPDHVIRELSELLDIFPPLR from the coding sequence ATGAATCCATCAATCCAAGCAATCTTCCTCGATGTCGGCAATACGCTCCGAGTAGTGATTAAAGACGCTGAATTTATGAAGCAAGCGCAGAAGGACCTGATGGAATTACTCGGGGTCCAGCAGCCTGAATCCGTTTTTTTCGATGAGATGGAAACTCGTTGGAAGGCGTATCGCAAGCAGGCAAAAGAATTGCTCGTGGAAGTCTCTGAAAAAGAGTTATGGACAAAGTGGCTTTTGCCTGATTATCCGGTGGAAACCATTGCGCCGTTATCCGGCAAATTAACCCGCCTATGGCGAGATCACGGCGGCATACGAATCCCCCGCCCTGACGTGAAGACAACCATCCCTGAATTGAACCGCCGGGGTTACATCCTTGGGATTATTGCCAACACCATCACAGAAAGAGAAATTCCAGATTGGATCGAGTCGGATGGACTCACAGAATGTTTCCAGACTGTAGCGCTTTCCTCGCAAGTGGGGATTCGTAAACCGAACCCTGAGATTTTTTTGGAAACTGCGCGCCGTGTAGGAATTGAGCCGGCGAAATGCGCGTATGTTGGCGATAACCCCGCCCGCGATGTAGTGGGGGCTCGCAGTGCTGGTTATGGATTAACCATTCTGATCGTGGACCCTGCTGAAACAACCGAACCGCTCACGAAGGACCACCAGCCTGATCATGTGATTCGCGAATTGAGCGAATTGCTGGATATCTTCCCGCCGCTCCGATAA
- a CDS encoding MFS transporter — protein MGQGLSQIGTWMQSMAQQVLVYRLTGSATALGIVNFMTVLPLVPFALWGGSLADRVPKRTIILITQSLMMVQAFILAGLILTDTVQIWHVYAMAFFLGIFKAVDMPARQSFVIEMVEGKDDLTSAIGLNSAVRNTAKTIGPALAGVFVAWLGEAIAFLLNGLSFLAVIISLLAMRNLSFKPAQEESHPPTGTHMIEGVRYLLGQQVLLILMSLVAVNSFLSRPYQTLLPVFANGTLKENAKPMIAFLCNEKYQITNCRAPDAIPLGLLLSAVGLGAVMGAFLVASLSAKARRGWMLTLGNLGFPLFLLLFVNSRSMIISLGLMLLVGMSQVFQNSMANTLLQFNVPNQLRGRVMSLYSLVSNGMTQLGGLQAGLTADWVGAPMSIGVGAAFSLFYGCFIALRYRQVRNLS, from the coding sequence ATGGGGCAGGGGCTATCTCAGATCGGCACATGGATGCAGTCCATGGCGCAGCAAGTGCTCGTCTATCGGTTGACCGGGTCCGCTACTGCATTGGGCATTGTCAATTTTATGACGGTCCTGCCCCTGGTCCCGTTTGCTTTGTGGGGCGGTTCATTGGCTGATCGCGTCCCCAAGCGAACGATCATTCTGATCACCCAATCCTTGATGATGGTACAGGCGTTTATCCTCGCCGGGCTCATCCTCACGGATACTGTGCAGATTTGGCACGTGTATGCGATGGCGTTCTTCCTGGGAATTTTCAAAGCCGTGGATATGCCCGCTCGACAATCGTTCGTGATCGAGATGGTGGAAGGCAAGGACGATCTAACGAGCGCTATCGGGCTTAATTCAGCCGTGCGCAACACAGCGAAAACAATTGGTCCAGCCCTGGCGGGAGTCTTTGTGGCGTGGCTGGGCGAGGCGATTGCGTTCCTTTTGAATGGCTTGAGTTTTCTGGCGGTGATTATAAGTTTGCTCGCGATGCGTAATTTATCTTTCAAGCCCGCACAGGAAGAATCGCATCCACCAACGGGGACTCACATGATCGAAGGCGTGCGTTACCTTTTGGGGCAGCAGGTTCTCCTCATCCTTATGAGCCTTGTTGCAGTGAATTCGTTCCTCTCGCGACCCTATCAAACATTGTTGCCGGTCTTTGCGAACGGCACATTGAAAGAAAACGCAAAACCGATGATTGCCTTTCTATGCAATGAGAAGTATCAAATTACGAACTGTCGGGCTCCCGATGCGATCCCTCTTGGCTTATTGCTTTCGGCGGTGGGGTTGGGAGCGGTGATGGGCGCGTTTCTCGTCGCATCTCTATCGGCAAAGGCTCGACGCGGATGGATGCTGACGTTGGGGAATCTGGGTTTCCCATTGTTCCTGCTTCTGTTTGTAAACTCGCGCTCAATGATCATATCCCTCGGTCTTATGTTATTGGTGGGGATGAGTCAAGTATTCCAGAACTCAATGGCAAATACGCTCCTACAGTTCAATGTGCCGAACCAATTACGTGGTCGGGTAATGAGCCTGTATTCTCTTGTATCCAATGGCATGACTCAACTGGGCGGGTTACAGGCTGGTTTGACAGCCGACTGGGTAGGAGCGCCGATGTCGATCGGGGTTGGAGCCGCATTCTCGCTCTTCTATGGATGTTTTATCGCGTTGCGCTATCGTCAGGTTCGCAACCTTAGCTAA
- a CDS encoding LacI family DNA-binding transcriptional regulator, whose amino-acid sequence MTVTIKDIAKEAGVSHTTVSRALRGSSLISDETTRRIQETALTLGYLPSAAARSLKTNRSQALGIIVSSIDDPYFSEILQGIEEIAQANHYSLFIAASQRDAERESVIVQAMRQHRVDGIIICSTPFSAERSQQFSKYDIPIVMINNQAAEEYRYSIYHDDMDGSRQIARHLIELGHRRIAYLGNSSSGRTTQDRLAGFHYELQASGLPLPNEYIYETPGSEPNKGELAVDHFLQLANRPTAIVCFNDMLAIGVLKSLQQRGFRVPEDISITGFDNIVFSNYTNPPLTTFDQPKRFIGQRAAELILSLLSSASDIQIPQQKIQVLRGSLLVRSSSAPPSASF is encoded by the coding sequence ATGACGGTAACGATCAAGGATATTGCTAAGGAAGCGGGGGTATCGCATACAACTGTCTCACGCGCTCTTCGAGGCAGTTCTCTAATCTCGGATGAAACAACCAGACGAATTCAAGAAACCGCGCTGACATTGGGTTACTTGCCCAGCGCGGCGGCTCGCAGCCTGAAAACAAATCGTTCGCAGGCATTGGGGATCATCGTCAGCAGCATTGACGATCCATATTTCAGCGAGATTCTGCAGGGAATTGAGGAGATCGCCCAAGCCAATCATTACAGTCTGTTCATCGCAGCCTCACAACGCGACGCGGAACGCGAGAGCGTCATCGTTCAAGCCATGCGCCAACACCGCGTGGACGGAATTATTATCTGTTCCACCCCATTCAGCGCCGAGCGAAGCCAGCAGTTTTCAAAGTATGACATACCAATCGTGATGATCAACAACCAAGCGGCAGAGGAATATCGTTATTCCATCTATCACGATGATATGGATGGGAGTCGCCAGATCGCCAGGCATCTGATCGAACTGGGACATCGCCGAATCGCCTACCTCGGAAATTCATCCTCTGGGCGCACCACACAAGACCGTTTAGCCGGGTTCCATTACGAGCTGCAGGCTTCCGGCTTGCCTCTTCCCAACGAATACATTTACGAAACTCCCGGGAGCGAACCAAATAAGGGAGAGCTGGCAGTGGATCACTTTCTTCAATTAGCGAATCGCCCCACAGCGATCGTTTGTTTCAATGACATGCTGGCAATCGGGGTCTTGAAAAGTCTTCAACAACGCGGCTTTCGTGTTCCTGAGGATATTTCGATTACTGGATTCGATAACATCGTTTTCTCGAATTACACCAATCCCCCGCTGACGACTTTCGACCAGCCGAAGCGCTTCATCGGTCAGAGAGCGGCTGAACTGATTTTAAGTCTGCTGAGCTCCGCCTCCGACATTCAGATTCCTCAACAAAAGATTCAGGTATTACGAGGAAGTTTACTGGTTCGCAGTTCAAGCGCGCCGCCTTCCGCAAGTTTCTAG
- a CDS encoding ABC transporter ATP-binding protein has translation MATSITVKNLTKYFGDVKAVNNVSLTIEPGSFLTLLGPSGCGKTTLLRCIAGLEDPDGGEIYIGDKLIFSYDKGISLPSGKRDLGLVFQNYALWPHMKVEKNITFALEIQKMSKEEMQKRVKETLAEVQMEGYEERYPREMSGGQQQRIALARMLAYRPKVFLMDEPLSNLDARLRMDMRAELKRLHHSSEATTIYVTHDQVEALTMSTQIAVMKNGLLQQLDTPDVVYHYPANLFVADFIGNPKVNLLNGRVVGEKRVRVSSFDLVVETGNATGEVVVALRPEDAVISSQPVPDAVEFNVYSVLPSGSETTVVASRDDVEITVKETGASKVKMDDKIWLKFDPRALNLYEKESGNLIPCKN, from the coding sequence ATGGCAACTTCAATCACTGTAAAGAATCTCACGAAATATTTTGGGGACGTGAAAGCCGTCAACAACGTCAGCCTGACGATCGAGCCCGGGTCTTTCCTCACGCTTTTGGGACCATCCGGTTGCGGCAAAACTACGTTATTGCGGTGCATCGCTGGTTTGGAAGACCCGGATGGGGGAGAAATCTACATCGGCGATAAATTGATCTTCTCCTATGACAAGGGCATCTCACTGCCCTCCGGTAAACGCGACCTGGGGCTAGTTTTCCAAAATTACGCGTTATGGCCCCATATGAAAGTGGAAAAGAACATCACTTTCGCGCTTGAGATCCAGAAGATGAGCAAAGAGGAAATGCAGAAGCGCGTCAAAGAGACCCTGGCAGAAGTCCAAATGGAAGGCTACGAAGAACGTTATCCACGCGAGATGAGCGGCGGACAACAGCAACGGATCGCGCTGGCGCGCATGTTGGCTTATCGTCCCAAAGTTTTTCTGATGGATGAACCGCTCTCCAACTTGGACGCCCGCCTGCGCATGGATATGCGCGCCGAACTGAAACGTTTACATCATAGCTCCGAAGCCACCACGATCTATGTGACTCACGATCAAGTAGAGGCGCTGACCATGTCAACGCAAATTGCCGTGATGAAAAATGGTTTACTGCAACAATTGGACACCCCCGATGTGGTGTATCACTATCCAGCCAACCTGTTCGTTGCGGATTTCATTGGTAACCCCAAGGTGAATCTCTTAAATGGAAGAGTGGTCGGCGAAAAGCGCGTACGGGTGAGCAGTTTCGATCTTGTGGTCGAGACAGGCAATGCTACTGGTGAAGTAGTGGTTGCGCTCCGACCTGAAGATGCCGTCATATCATCCCAGCCAGTTCCGGATGCGGTCGAATTCAATGTGTATTCTGTTCTGCCATCCGGCTCTGAGACGACGGTTGTCGCTTCCCGCGATGATGTCGAAATCACAGTTAAAGAGACTGGCGCGAGCAAGGTTAAGATGGACGACAAGATCTGGCTGAAATTCGATCCGCGCGCGCTTAATCTTTACGAGAAGGAAAGCGGAAACCTCATCCCTTGCAAGAATTAG